ATACGGGCGAACGAACGGGTGATGATGGCAAGACCGCCAAGATGTCTTGGCTCGAGAGCGGCGTGTTCACGGGAAGAGCCCTCACCGTAGTTCCAGTCTCCAATAACGACCCACTTGatgcccttcttcttgtaGTCACGGGCAGTAGCTGGGACAGCGTCGACGTCACCAGTCTCCTGGTTCTTGACCTTGTTGGCCTCGCCGTTGGCAATGTTGATGGCACCGATGAGCATGTTGTTCGAGATGTTGTCCAAGTGACCGCGGTACTTCAACCAAGGGCCAGCCATAGAGATGTGGTCGGTAGTGGTCTTGCCCTGGCACTTGATCAGGATTGGCATGTTTAGGGCGTCCTTGCCGTCCCAAGCCTCAAACGGCTCGAGAATCTGGAGACGGTCCGAGGTTGGAGAGACAGCGACAGAGACAGAGGAGCGGTCGGCGGGAGGAGCCTGGTAGGTGTCCTGACCTGGGTCATATCCGTTGGCGGGCAGACCATCACCGGTGGGCTCCTTGAGCTTGAAGTCCTTGCCATCCTTATCTTTCAGAGTGTCGGTGAGAGGGTTGAATGTGAGGTCTCCAGCGAGGGtcatggcgacgacgatatcGGGAGAGGCGACGAAAGAGTGGGTGGCGGGGTTGGCATCGTTACGTCCAGTGAAGTTGCGGTTGTACGAGCAGATGATCGAGTTGgcctcgcccttcttgacATCGCGGCGGTCCCACTGGCCTGATGGATTGTTAGCTTTCTGTCAATCGTCGACGGATTCATTGCCAGATGACGTACCGATACATGGGCCACAGGCATTGGCGAGAACCAGACCTCCGAAAGACTCGAGGGTGTTGAGGATGTTGTCACGCTCAATGGTAGCTCTGATCTGCTCGGAACCAGGGGTGACGGTGAAAAGAGCCTTGGCCTTTATACCGTGGTCGAGAGCGTCCTGGGCGATGGATGCAGCGCGGGACATGTCCTCGTATGAAGAGTTGGTGCATGATCCGATAAGGCCGACCTTCAGCTCCTGCGGCCACTTGTTCTCCTTGACGGCCTCGGCGAACTTGCTGATGGGTGTCGCAAGATCGGGTGTGAACGGTCCGTTGATGTGTGGCTCCAACTCGCTGAGATTGATCTCGATGAGCTCGTCGTACTCGGCACCCTCGTCCTCGCGgagctcggcggcgtatCCACGGGCGAAGTCACCGATGTGCTGGCGCTTGGTAGCGGCGAGATACTACACAAGAATTAGCGATGAACCGGACGCAGAAGGGACGGGAATAAAAACGAACATCGAACATGCGGTCATTGAATGGGAAGAGCGAGGTGGTTGCACCGATCTCGGCACTGTTTGAAGAAGTCAGTAAACATTTCCCGAATGTGAGAAATCGGCGCGCTGCCTCCGTAGCTCCACGCAAACCGAACTGCGCAATTTGCACCTCAAGGGCTTGGTGTGTGCAGTCCGAGCAGGAGAACGGAAGTAGCTGTAGTCCAACTCACCCCATGTTGCAGATAGTAGCCATGCCAGTGCAGGAG
The DNA window shown above is from Zymoseptoria tritici IPO323 chromosome 11, whole genome shotgun sequence and carries:
- the ACO1 gene encoding aconitate hydratase (cis-aconitase; aconitase, MITOCHONDRIA); amino-acid sequence: MLSARVAARQLPRLGQRSFATVNDSALTKKVEMTNWEKGHYINYAGMNETLNIVRKRLNKPLTYAEKILYSHLDDPHNQELVRGKSYLKLRPDRVACQDATAQMAILQFMSAGMDAVATPSTVHCDHLIEAQVGNEKDLARAYDINKEVYDFLSTSCAKYNIGFWKPGSGIIHQIVLENYAFPGGLMIGTDSHTPNAGGLGMAAVGVGGADAVDVMANLPWEVKAPKVLGVRLTGKMSGWTTPKDIICKVAGILTVKGGTGSIVEYHGPGTNGISCTGMATICNMGAEIGATTSLFPFNDRMFDYLAATKRQHIGDFARGYAAELREDEGAEYDELIEINLSELEPHINGPFTPDLATPISKFAEAVKENKWPQELKVGLIGSCTNSSYEDMSRAASIAQDALDHGIKAKALFTVTPGSEQIRATIERDNILNTLESFGGLVLANACGPCIGQWDRRDVKKGEANSIICSYNRNFTGRNDANPATHSFVASPDIVVAMTLAGDLTFNPLTDTLKDKDGKDFKLKEPTGDGLPANGYDPGQDTYQAPPADRSSVSVAVSPTSDRLQILEPFEAWDGKDALNMPILIKCQGKTTTDHISMAGPWLKYRGHLDNISNNMLIGAINIANGEANKVKNQETGDVDAVPATARDYKKKGIKWVVIGDWNYGEGSSREHAALEPRHLGGLAIITRSFARIHETNLKKQGMLPLTFTNEADYEKIQPDDKIDLMCTELAVGKPLTMKVHPANGGKEFEIPLSHTFNEPQIEWFHNGSALNTMAKKAAGKA